Proteins encoded in a region of the Anopheles ziemanni chromosome 2, idAnoZiCoDA_A2_x.2, whole genome shotgun sequence genome:
- the LOC131294305 gene encoding uncharacterized protein LOC131294305 — MVIQRVWRSSTASSSNAAPPASAASTVGVPSVATVSAATTAVATSASDLHSTNNSSTNASEVESNNSTLFVRQKLKNTLSGEATLEALKQRYSSGRSFMSQTANDAAIKSLELLRANIQCYFDKEVDTIVKKFHQTYFVPAIRNIKENLGEGAISEEALKSVFCSLLENTKAQYGSQLSSPAGNSLSRANTPGMELSDSDSSTDNTPSAGVATSLLHQALKRKLPEPNQPDLFKRQYFLHGPIYPHVQYQGLPSQPTGSVSASSSATAASRVPLQSIPTTAITPDSLFILDFKVARALGTPDFRERLANKHPEVLRYCPDAQDRDWLLQQKQVTPLNKNGRFFLLALDDIKKLIERNAFEHSSNFGKSIDLQGFKVTELIYAKIQKLLKELTDRQRSTTDAFESPKAPIGTAASTGLPARQRISSLSSSHATLTALLATPHTQPAESVTSSSSLGAASTTESSADSRRT, encoded by the exons ATGGTAATACAGCGTGTGTGGCGCAGTTCTACAGCTTCGTCGAGCAATGCTGCTCCACCAGCAAGTGCAGCTTCCACGGTGGGAGTACCATCAGTGGCAACGGTATCCGCGGCAACCACGGCGGTAGCAACAAGTGCCTCTGATTTGCATTCGACTAACAATTCGTCAACCAATGCATCCGAAGTGGAATCCAATAACTCGACGCTGTTTGTGAGACAG aaaCTGAAAAATACCTTGTCCGGAGAAGCCACACTGGAAGCTCTGAAGCAAAGATACAGCTCGGGACGATCTTTCATGAGTCAAACGGCAAACGATGCGGCCATCAAATCGTTGGAACTGCTGCGAGCAAATATTCAATGCTACTTCGACAAGGAGGTGGATACTATTgtgaaaaagtttcatcaGACTTACTTTGTCCCGGCGATAAGAAACATCAAGGAGAACCTTGGCGAAGGAGCCATCTCGGAGGAAGCACTGAAGAGTGTGTTTTGTTCGTTGCTGGAAAACACCAAAGCCCAATACGGTAGCCAGCTTTCCTCACCGGCCGGGAATTCACTTTCCCGAGCGAATACACCCGGCATGGAGCTGAGTGATTCCGACTCCAGCACAGACAACACTCCTTCCGCTGGCGTGGCGACAAGTTTACTACATCAAGCGCTGAAAAGGAAGCTACCGGAGCCGAATCAGCCGGATTTGTTCAAGCGCCAGTATTTTCTACACGGTCCCATTTATCCACACGTTCAGTACCAGGGTTTGCCGTCTCAACCTACTGGTTCAGTTTCCGCTAGTAGTTCGGCCACTGCTGCCTCTCGTGTACCACTCCAATCCATTCCAACCACGGCCATCACCCCGGATAGTTTGTTTATACTGGACTTTAAAGTAGCTCGAGCACTTGGAACGCCAGACTTTCGCGAGCGGTTGGCCAACAAACACCCCGAGGTGCTACGATACTGCCCGGATGCGCAGGATCGAGACTGGTTGCTGCAGCAGAAACAGGTGACACCATTGAACAAAAATGGTCGCTTTTTCTTGCTCGCGCTAGACGACATCAAAAAGCTGATCGAACGAAACGCTTTCGAACACTCAAGCAACTTTGGGAAATCGATCGATCTACAAGGTTTTAAGGTAACGGAACTGATCTACGCCAAAATTCAGAAGCTACTAAAGGAGTTGACCGATCGACAACGGTCGACGACGGATGCCTTCGAATCTCCCAAAGCCCCGATAGGCACCGCCGCGTCGACGGGGTTGCCTGCAAGGCAGCGCATTTCCTCACTCAGTTCCTCGCATGCCACGCTGACCGCGTTACTGGCGACACCACACACGCAGCCCGCCGAATCCGTAACCAGCTCGTCCTCTTTAGGGGCGGCATCTACTACGGAAAGTTCCGCTGATTCTCGGCGAACTTAA